One Drosophila kikkawai strain 14028-0561.14 chromosome 3L, DkikHiC1v2, whole genome shotgun sequence genomic window carries:
- the chb gene encoding CLIP-associating protein, translating to MAYRKPSDLDGFIQQMPKADMRVKVQLAEDLVTFLSDDTNSIVCTDMGFLIDGLMPWLTGSHFKIAQKSLEAFSELIKRLGSDFNAYTATVLPHVIDRLGDSRDTVREKAQLLLRDLMEHRVLPPQTLIDKLATSCFKHKNAKVREEFLQTIVNALHEYGTQQLSVRVYIQPVCALLGDPTVNVREAAIQTLVEIYKHVGDRLRPDLRRMDDMPASKLALLEQKFDQVKQEGLLLPSALKNTNGNGNGLGLDEADNIGIRERPTRMIKRPLHSAVSSTLRSKPSATDVSGDAGAVTMEIFEASFEQVPQLNIFHAKDMDDIYKQVLVIISDKTADWEKRVEALKKIRALLILSYHTQPQFVAVQLKELSLGFLDILKEELRSQVIREACITIAYMSKTLRNKLDAFCWSILEQLINLIQNSAKVIASASTLALKYIIKYTHAPKLLKIYMDTLNQSKSKDIRSTLCELMVLLFEEWQTKALERHSTILRDTLKKSIGDADSDARRYSRCAYWSFRRHFPDLADQIYGTLDIAAQRALDREREGGSSSGSSVAAPETRRTVSRIGRAPGTLQKPTPSMRSISAVDTAAAQRAKARAQYTLYSRQKKPLVPSNSIAQGPGSGAAGSGSLPRPRLNSNSGITPAATPGVAAPRTRGRAGVSQSQPGSRSTSPSTKLRDQYGGLGGYYRGATGAIPKKASGIPRSTASSRETSPTRLASGGGLMKRSMYSTGTGSRRTPERNNPVRPSAAARLLAQSREAEHTLGGGGGDDGQENYVSGDYMRSGGMRMGRKLLGRDESDDIDSEASSVCSERSFDSSYTRGNKSNYSLSGSHTRLDWSTQRAPFDDIETIIQFCASTHWSERKDGLISLTQYLADGKELTQQQLQCVLDMFRKMFMDTHTKVYSLFLDTVTELILVHAPELHDWLFILLTRLFNKLGTDLLNSMHSKICKTLQVVHEYFPTHLQLKELFRIISDSTQTPTTKTRIAILRFLADLANTYCKSSDFPSDHSQACERTVLKLTQLSADQKSMELRSHARNCLVALYNLNTPQMTRLLANLPKGYQDTARTCIQTHMRRQSQCGNSGANSPSSSPLSSSSPKPLQSPSVGPFASLQSHHQLSLSSTSPRSRQSSVEQELLFSSELDAIQHNIQKTSEEIRHCFGGQYQTALAPNGFNGHLQYHELGQQDSCASLSSNSKTQSSANTTQSNTPESATMRLDNLDRDRTAQNAKSPLPSGDGKLSISLHEAENGELILANDLMESEVVRVALTLTKDQPVELLQTSLMNLGICIKGGNCELPNKHFRSIMRMLLNILEAESTDVVIAGLHVLSKIMRSTKMRHNWMHFLELILLKIIQCYQHSKEALRDIDSMIPRIAPSLPLDLSINIVNPVIATGEFPTNLCAIKILLEVTEHHGSEITDAHLDIVFPNLARSADDTQSMVRKAAVFCIVKLYFVLGEEKVKPKLSVLNPSKVRLLNVYIEKQRNSISGGGSSTKNSSAASSS from the coding sequence GTCGCTGGAGGCCTTCTCGGAGCTAATCAAGCGGCTGGGCAGCGACTTTAACGCGTACACAGCCACCGTGCTGCCACATGTGATCGACCGGCTGGGAGACAGCCGGGACACGGTGCGTGAGAAGGCCCAACTGCTGCTGCGGGATCTCATGGAGCACCGAGTGCTGCCGCCGCAAACGCTAATCGACAAGCTGGCCACCAGCTGCTTCAAGCACAAGAACGCCAAGGTGCGCGAGGAGTTCTTGCAGACCATAGTAAATGCTCTACACGAGTATGGCACCCAGCAGCTGAGCGTGCGCGTCTACATTCAGCCTGTATGCGCCCTTCTGGGTGACCCTACTGTAAATGTGCGGGAGGCAGCCATTCAGACGCTTGTGGAGATCTACAAGCATGTGGGCGATCGCCTGCGGCCGGATCTGCGCCGCATGGACGACATGCCCGCCTCCAAGCTGGCGCTCTTGGAGCAAAAGTTTGATCAGGTCAAGCAGGAGGGACTTTTGCTGCCCTCCGCCCTAAAAAACAcaaatggcaatggcaacggccTAGGCCTGGACGAAGCGGACAACATTGGGATTAGGGAGCGACCCACAAGGATGATCAAGAGGCCGTTGCACTCGGCAGTCTCATCGACGCTGCGATCCAAGCCCAGTGCGACCGACGTTAGTGGTGATGCTGGCGCCGTTACCATGGAGATCTTCGAGGCCAGCTTTGAGCAGGTCCCGCAGCTGAATATCTTTCATGCCAAGGACATGGACGATATTTATAAGCAGGTACTTGTGATCATTAGCGACAAGACCGCTGACTGGGAGAAGCGTGTGGAGGCGCTGAAGAAGATCCGAGCACTGCTCATCCTCAGCTATCACACGCAGCCGCAATTCGTGGCTGTGCAGCTGAAGGAGCTGTCTCTGGGCTTCCTGGACATCCTCAAGGAGGAGCTCCGCTCGCAGGTGATCCGAGAGGCTTGCATCACCATCGCGTACATGTCCAAGACGCTGAGGAACAAGCTGGACGCCTTCTGCTGGAGCATTCTGGAGCAGCTGATAAACCTGATCCAGAACAGCGCCAAGGTCATAGCCTCTGCATCCACGCTGGCCCTCAAGTACATAATCAAGTACACGCACGCCCCGAAGCTGTTAAAAATCTATATGGACACGCTAAACCAGTCCAAGTCAAAGGACATCAGGTCGACGCTGTGCGAGCTGATGGTACTGCTGTTCGAGGAGTGGCAGACCAAAGCGCTGGAGCGGCATTCCACCATTCTGAGGGACACCCTGAAGAAGTCGATCGGGGATGCGGACAGCGATGCGCGACGTTATTCCAGGTGCGCCTACTGGTCGTTTAGGAGACACTTTCCCGATCTGGCCGATCAGATATACGGCACACTGGATATAGCAGCCCAGCGAGCATTGGATCGGGAGCGAGAAGGTGGCAGCAGTTCCGGCAGTTCGGTGGCTGCACCGGAAACGAGGCGTACCGTGTCCCGCATTGGAAGAGCTCCGGGAACCCTGCAGAAGCCCACGCCCAGTATGCGTTCCATTTCGGCGGTCGACACGGCGGCAGCCCAGAGAGCCAAAGCCAGGGCGCAATACACATTGTATTCGAGGCAGAAGAAACCACTGGTACCTAGCAATTCTATCGCCCAAGGACCGGGATCCGGAGCAGCGGGCAGTGGGTCGCTGCCCAGGCCACGTCTGAATTCCAACAGCGGGATTACGCCGGCCGCCACGCCGGGAGTGGCTGCACCTCGCACCCGGGGACGAGCGGGTGTTTCACAGTCACAGCCAGGATCGCGTTCCACCTCGCCAAGCACAAAGCTGCGGGATCAGTACGGCGGCTTGGGTGGTTATTATCGAGGAGCCACCGGGGCCATACCCAAAAAGGCCTCTGGAATACCCCGGAGCACAGCCAGCTCCAGGGAAACGAGTCCCACCAGATTGGCCAGCGGTGGCGGCCTGATGAAGCGCAGCATGTACTCGACGGGAACGGGATCGCGAAGGACGCCGGAGAGGAATAATCCAGTACGGCCCTCGGCAGCAGCTCGCCTTCTGGCGCAGTCCCGCGAAGCAGAACACACATtgggcggcggaggaggagacGATGGGCAGGAGAACTATGTGTCCGGAGACTATATGCGCAGCGGGGGAATGCGGATGGGCAGGAAGCTGCTGGGACGCGATGAGTCTGACGATATTGACTCCGAGGCCAGCTCCGTGTGCTCCGAGCGATCCTTCGACTCCAGCTACACGAGGGGCAATAAGTCGAACTACTCCCTGAGCGGCAGCCACACCCGCCTGGACTGGAGCACGCAGCGGGCGCCCTTCGACGACATCGAGACGATTATTCAGTTCTGCGCCTCCACGCACTGGTCAGAGCGGAAGGACGGACTCATCAGCCTCACGCAGTATCTGGCCGACGGCAAGGAGCTgacccagcagcagctgcagtgCGTGCTGGATATGTTCCGCAAGATGTTCATGGACACGCACACCAAGGTCTACTCGCTGTTCCTGGACACGGTCACCGAGCTGATCCTGGTGCATGCTCCCGAACTGCACGACTGGCTCTTCATCCTGCTGACGCGGCTGTTCAACAAGCTGGGCACCGACCTCCTCAACTCGATGCACAGCAAGATCTGCAAGACGCTGCAGGTGGTGCACGAGTACTTTCCCACGCATCTGCAGCTCAAGGAGCTGTTCAGGATCATTTCGGACTCCACGCAGACGCCGACGACGAAGACGCGCATCGCCATCCTGCGCTTCCTAGCCGACCTGGCCAACACGTACTGCAAGAGCAGCGACTTCCCCAGCGACCACAGCCAGGCCTGCGAGCGGACGGTCCTCAAGTTAACTCAGCTGTCGGCAGACCAGAAGTCGATGGAGCTGCGCTCCCACGCCAGGAACTGTCTGGTGGCGCTCTACAACCTTAACACCCCGCAGATGACCCGGCTCCTGGCCAACCTGCCAAAGGGCTACCAGGACACGGCCCGCACATGCATCCAGACGCACATGCGCCGGCAGAGCCAGTGCGGCAATTCGGGTGCCAATTCGCCAAGCAGTTCCCCgcttagcagcagcagccccaaGCCCCTGCAGAGCCCCTCGGTGGGGCCGTTCGCCTCGCTGCAGAGCCACCACCAGCTCAGCCTGAGCTCCACTAGTCCCCGCTCCCGGCAGTCCTCTgtggagcaggagctgctctTCTCGTCGGAGCTGGACGCCATCCAGCACAACATACAGAAGACGTCGGAGGAGATCCGCCACTGCTTCGGCGGCCAGTACCAGACGGCGCTGGCGCCCAATGGCTTTAACGGACACCTGCAATACCACGAGCTGGGCCAGCAGGACTCGTGTGCCTCCCTGTCTTCCAACTCCAAGACGCAGTCGTCGGCCAACACCACGCAATCGAATACCCCGGAGTCGGCCACCATGCGGCTGGACAACCTAGACCGGGATCGGACTGCTCAGAATGCCAAGTCGCCCTTGCCATCGGGCGATGGCAAGCTGTCCATTTCATTGCACGAGGCCGAGAACGGCGAGCTAATCCTGGCCAACGATCTGATGGAGAGCGAGGTGGTGCGCGTGGCGCTGACACTGACCAAGGACCAGCCCGTGGAGCTGCTGCAGACGTCGCTCATGAACCTGGGCATCTGCATCAAGGGCGGAAACTGTGAGCTGCCCAACAAACACTTCCGGTCGATCATGCGCATGTTGCTCAACATTCTGGAGGCGGAGTCCACGGACGTGGTCATCGCCGGCCTGCACGTGCTCAGCAAGATCATGCGCAGCACTAAGATGCGCCACAACTGGATGCACTTCCTGGAGCTGATCCTTTTGAAGATAATTCAGTGCTATCAGCACAGCAAAGAGGCGCTGCGGGACATCGACTCGATGATTCCACGCATTGCGCCCTCCCTGCCGCTGGACCTGTCCATCAACATTGTCAATCCGGTGATAGCGACGGGCGAGTTCCCCACAAATCTGTGCGCCATCAAGATCTTGCTGGAGGTGACCGAGCACCACGGCTCGGAGATCACGGACGCCCACCTGGACATTGTGTTCCCGAACTTGGCGCGCTCGGCGGACGACACGCAATCGATGGTGCGCAAGGCGGCGGTCTTTTGCATTGTCAAGCTGTACTTTGTCCTCGGCGAAGAGAAGGTCAAGCCCAAGCTGTCCGTGCTGAATCCCAGCAAGGTGAGGCTGCTGAACGTGTATATCGAGAAGCAGCGCAACTCCAttagcggcggcggcagctccACGAAGAACTCCTCGGCGGCGTCCTCCTCATGA